One genomic region from Pagrus major chromosome 24, Pma_NU_1.0 encodes:
- the LOC141020454 gene encoding cyclic AMP-responsive element-binding protein 1 isoform X2 codes for MTMEAAADTQQSGETAVSESEAQQISLAQASIAAAQVSSSSPTVTLVQLPNGQTVQVHGVIQAAQPSVIQSPQVQTVQISTVAESEDSQESVDSVTDSQKRREILSRRPSYRKILNDLSSDVPAVPRIEEEKSEDDTAPAITTVTMPTPIYQTSSGQYIAITQGGAIQLANNGTDGVQGLQTLTMANAAGAQPGATILQYAQTSDGQQILVPSNQVVVQAASGDVQAYQIRTAPTSAITPGVVMATSPALGSGGGTEEVTRKREVRLMKNREAARECRRKKKEYVKCLENRVAVLENQNKTLIEELKALKDLYCHKSE; via the exons ATGACCATGgaagctgctgcagacacacagcaaaGTGGTGAAACGGCTGTCTCGGAGTCTGAGGCCCAGCAGATCAGTCTGGCCCAG GCGTCCATAGCAGCAGCCCAGGTGTCGTCCAGCAGTCCCACAGTCACCTTAGTGCAGTTACCCAACGGTCAGACGGTCCAAGTGCACGGGGTGATCCAAGCTGCACAGCCATCTGTCATCCAGTCCCCACAGGTCCAGACTGTACAG ATTTCGACTGTTGCTGAGAGCGAGGACTCCCAGGAGTCTGTAGACAGCGTGACAGATTCtcagaagaggagagagatcCTGTCCAGACGACCTTCCTACAG GAAGATTCTCAACGACCTATCATCAGACGTTCCAGCAGTGCCTCGAATTGAGGAGGAGAAGTCCGAGGACGACACAGCCCCCGCCATCACCACCGTCACCATGCCCACTCCCATCTATCAGACCAGCAGCGGCCAATACA TTGCCATTACCCAGGGCGGGGCCATCCAGCTGGCCAATAACGGCACAGACGGCGTGCAGGGCCTGCAGACGCTGACCATGGCCAACGCTGCCGGAGCCCAGCCCGGCGCCACCATCCTGCAGTACGCCCAGACCAGCGACGGGCAGCAGATCCTCGTGCCCAGCAACCAAGTGGTTGTACAAG CTGCCTCTGGTGACGTCCAGGCCTATCAGATCCGCACAGCTCCCACCAGCGCCATCACTCCCGGGGTAGTCATGGCGACTTCGCCTGCACTGGGCTCAGGCGGTGGCACCGAGGAAGTCACACGCAAAAGAGAAGTCCGACTTATGAAAAACAG GGAGGCAGCCCGCGAGTGTcgcaggaagaagaaggagtaCGTCAAGTGTCTGGAGAACCGCGTGGCCGTGCTGGAGAACCAGAACAAAACCCTCATCGAGGAACTCAAAGCCCTCAAAGACTTGTACTGCCACAAATCTGAGTAG
- the LOC141020454 gene encoding cyclic AMP-responsive element-binding protein 1 isoform X1 has translation MTMEAAADTQQSGETAVSESEAQQISLAQVNFASIAAAQVSSSSPTVTLVQLPNGQTVQVHGVIQAAQPSVIQSPQVQTVQISTVAESEDSQESVDSVTDSQKRREILSRRPSYRKILNDLSSDVPAVPRIEEEKSEDDTAPAITTVTMPTPIYQTSSGQYIAITQGGAIQLANNGTDGVQGLQTLTMANAAGAQPGATILQYAQTSDGQQILVPSNQVVVQAASGDVQAYQIRTAPTSAITPGVVMATSPALGSGGGTEEVTRKREVRLMKNREAARECRRKKKEYVKCLENRVAVLENQNKTLIEELKALKDLYCHKSE, from the exons ATGACCATGgaagctgctgcagacacacagcaaaGTGGTGAAACGGCTGTCTCGGAGTCTGAGGCCCAGCAGATCAGTCTGGCCCAGGTAAATTTT GCGTCCATAGCAGCAGCCCAGGTGTCGTCCAGCAGTCCCACAGTCACCTTAGTGCAGTTACCCAACGGTCAGACGGTCCAAGTGCACGGGGTGATCCAAGCTGCACAGCCATCTGTCATCCAGTCCCCACAGGTCCAGACTGTACAG ATTTCGACTGTTGCTGAGAGCGAGGACTCCCAGGAGTCTGTAGACAGCGTGACAGATTCtcagaagaggagagagatcCTGTCCAGACGACCTTCCTACAG GAAGATTCTCAACGACCTATCATCAGACGTTCCAGCAGTGCCTCGAATTGAGGAGGAGAAGTCCGAGGACGACACAGCCCCCGCCATCACCACCGTCACCATGCCCACTCCCATCTATCAGACCAGCAGCGGCCAATACA TTGCCATTACCCAGGGCGGGGCCATCCAGCTGGCCAATAACGGCACAGACGGCGTGCAGGGCCTGCAGACGCTGACCATGGCCAACGCTGCCGGAGCCCAGCCCGGCGCCACCATCCTGCAGTACGCCCAGACCAGCGACGGGCAGCAGATCCTCGTGCCCAGCAACCAAGTGGTTGTACAAG CTGCCTCTGGTGACGTCCAGGCCTATCAGATCCGCACAGCTCCCACCAGCGCCATCACTCCCGGGGTAGTCATGGCGACTTCGCCTGCACTGGGCTCAGGCGGTGGCACCGAGGAAGTCACACGCAAAAGAGAAGTCCGACTTATGAAAAACAG GGAGGCAGCCCGCGAGTGTcgcaggaagaagaaggagtaCGTCAAGTGTCTGGAGAACCGCGTGGCCGTGCTGGAGAACCAGAACAAAACCCTCATCGAGGAACTCAAAGCCCTCAAAGACTTGTACTGCCACAAATCTGAGTAG